The genomic region AACCCTGCGAGCCTGCCGAGCTTTATGCAGCGGTCGAGTTCTTCCTTGAGCGGAAGCAGAAGATCCAGGATGCGCTGCACCTTGCACAGAAAGCCGGGGTTGCTACCGAGAAAGTCACCGAACTGGCCCAGCTCCACCGGCGCATATCGATCAACAAGAAAATTCTCGATATCCTCCATGTGCCCCAGGCGGTACCGGTGGCAGCGGACCTGGACATTCTCGATACCATGTCGGTTGCCGATTACATCAATGTCAAGACCCGCGATAACGAGAAACGCGTAGCCCAGCTCAGAACCGAGATCAACCATTCGTTCCGGTCCAAAGGCCTGCCGGAGCTCAACTGGTAAGCAGGAAATTTCCTGATCTTTTTTTGTACTCCTTCATTGCTGCCAGGATGACTTTGGGAATATGCCGCAGGGTCCTGTGCAGAAAGAGTGATGAATTGAAGAGATTTTCAAAATCGGAGACCATGGAGAATCTCCCGACATGCATAATACGGAAGAACGCAAATAAAAAAATACCATGGCCCCGGAGCAGCATCCTTACGATACCCTTATCGATGCATTTGCCGGCATGAGAGTCCCCACCGACCTTCTCATCTGCTATCTCTGGCTTCTGGGTGCCCTGCTCTGCATATACGTCCCGTACCTGAATGAATCGTTCCTCCGGATCCTCTTTGGCATACCGCTGGTCCTCTTCATTCCCGGGTATGCCCTCATCGCCGCCCTCTTTCCGGCTGCAAAGGATATCGATCTGATCGAGCGCGTGGCGCTCTCGTTCGGTCTTTCGATCGCCCTTGTCCCGCTCACGGGTCTTGTCCTGAATTATACACCATTTGGGATCCGGCTCGATCCGATTGTTATCTGTCTGAGCGTGCTCACCATCGTACTGTGCCTTGCTGCCCAGTACCGCAGGATACGTCTGCCCCCAGAAGACCGGTTTGCGGTCCCGTTTGCTCAGATGCAGCAGGGAATCCGGAATGAGTTTTTCCCGCAGAGTGAGGCGACTTCCCGGATCGATCGCATCCTTTCCATTGTTCTGCTTGTCGCGATCATAGCTGCCGTGGCCACGACCGTCTTTGTTATCGTTGTTCCCAAGGAAGGCGAGAAGTTCACGGAATTTTTCATCCTTGGCGAGAACCAGAAAGCTGCCGATTACCCGACAACGCTCCTTGCCGGCCAGACCGGGTCCCTCTTTATCGGCATCGGCAACCATGAGTACCGCCCGATCAATTACACGGTTGAGACATACTTTGTCACCATGGATTTTGATGAAAAGACCAATACGACAACGCTCTCCTCCATGAAACCTGTTGACCGGTTCGTGGTCCCGGTCTCGCACAACCAGACCGTTATCCAGCCGTATTCGTTCTCCCCGGGTGGCACCCAGTTCAACCGGGTCGAGTTCCTCCTCTTCAACGAGACCGTCCCGGGCAACCAGGTTACCGGCATGGACCGGATAAACCAGAGTTACCGCGACCTCCATCTCTGGGTTACGGTCCGGTCGTTGAAATAATCTGCATACTTTGTTCTGGAGAATCATTCTTTACGCAATAATTTTCCCCCTCCCGGGTCCGCGGTCCACAGGCGGGGACAGGGCGCATTATGATAGGACGGATAACGGTTAAAGATGAAAATAGTTTTTTTGCTCTGTAGAAATCATTCGGGTTGCATACTCAATGGTGTTTGTGAGTGTGACCCCCTCTCTCCCCCAAAGGGGGAGGCAGCCCAAGGTGACAAGCCCCTTCCCCTTCATTTTTAAAA from uncultured Methanoregula sp. harbors:
- a CDS encoding DUF1616 domain-containing protein produces the protein MAPEQHPYDTLIDAFAGMRVPTDLLICYLWLLGALLCIYVPYLNESFLRILFGIPLVLFIPGYALIAALFPAAKDIDLIERVALSFGLSIALVPLTGLVLNYTPFGIRLDPIVICLSVLTIVLCLAAQYRRIRLPPEDRFAVPFAQMQQGIRNEFFPQSEATSRIDRILSIVLLVAIIAAVATTVFVIVVPKEGEKFTEFFILGENQKAADYPTTLLAGQTGSLFIGIGNHEYRPINYTVETYFVTMDFDEKTNTTTLSSMKPVDRFVVPVSHNQTVIQPYSFSPGGTQFNRVEFLLFNETVPGNQVTGMDRINQSYRDLHLWVTVRSLK